Proteins co-encoded in one Strix uralensis isolate ZFMK-TIS-50842 chromosome 2, bStrUra1, whole genome shotgun sequence genomic window:
- the GPR12 gene encoding G-protein coupled receptor 12, with protein MNEDLKVNLSWLPQDHVEASSTENASAAGSSLVPVVDPEPELLVNPWDIVLCTSGTLISCENAIVVLIIFHNPSLRAPMFLLIGSLALADLLAGIGLIINFVFAYLLQSEATKLVTIGLIVASFSASVGSLLAITVDRYLSLYYALTYNSERTVTFTYVMLILLWGASICIGLLPVMGWNCLRDESTCSVIRPLTKNNAAVLSVSFLLMFALMLQLYIQICKIVMRHAHQIALQHHFLATSHYVTTRKGVSTLAIILGTFAACWMPFTLYSLIADYTYPSIYTYATLLPATYNSIINPVIYAFRNQEIQKALWLICCGCIPSNLSQRARSPSDV; from the coding sequence ATGAATGAAGATCTGAAGGTTAATTTGAGCTGGCTGCCTCAGGATCATGTAGAAGCCAGCTCTACCGAGAATGCCTCAGCTGCAGGCTCCTCCCTGGTTCCTGTCGTAGACCCAGAGCCAGAGCTTTTGGTAAACCCCTGGGACATTGTGTTGTGTACTTCAGGGACCCTTATCTCCTGCGAAAATGCCATTGTGGTTCTTATCATTTTCCATAATCCCAGTCTTCGTGCCCCCATGTTCCTCCTGATAGGCAGCCTGGCGCTGGCAGATCTCTTAGCGGGCATTGGATTGATCATCAATTTCGTTTTTGCATACCTTCTGCAATCAGAAGCTACGAAACTGGTTACGATTGGACTGATTGTTGCCTCTTTCTCAGCATCTGTCGGCAGCTTGCTGGCTATTACTGTTGATCGTTACCTCTCCCTGTATTACGCTTTGACTTACAATTCAGAGAGAACTGTCACTTTTACCTATGTCATGCTTATATTGCTCTGGGGAGCATCTATCTGTATTGGACTGCTGCCTGTAATGGGCTGGAACTGCCTCAGAGATGAATCCACCTGCAGTGTTATCAGACCACTCACTAAAAATAATGCAGCTGTCCTTTCGGTCTCTTTCTTGCTTATGTTTGCCCTCATGCTGCAGCTCTACATTCAAATCTGTAAAATCGTGATGCGCCATGCCCATCAGATTGCCTTGCAACACCATTTCCTGGCCACTTCCCACTATGTGACCACCCGAAAAGGAGTGTCTACTTTGGCCATTATTTTGGGGACTTTTGCTGCTTGCTGGATGCCTTTTACGCTCTATTCTTTAATAGCAGATTACACCTATCCTTCTATATACACCTATGCCACCCTCCTGCCAGCTACCTACAATTCCATCATCAATCCTGTAATATATGCTTTTAGAAACCAGGAGATACAGAAGGCACTTTGGCTCATCTGTTGTGGCTGTATTCCTTCTAACCTGTCCCAGAGAGCAAGATCACCCAGTGATGTTTGA